One Bacillota bacterium genomic window, TGGTCAAGGCGAAGGTGAACAAGCTCCTCGACGCCGCGGAGGATCCGCGGGAGACGCTCGACTACTCGTACGAGAGGCAATTGGAGCAGCTCCGCCAGGTGAAGCGAGGCCTGGCCGAAGTGGTCACCTCGAAGAAGCGGATCGAGCTGGAGGCGGCCCAGCTCCGCCAGACCGCCCAGAAGCTGGAGGACCAGGCGAAGCAGGCGCTGGCCGCCGGCCGCGAAGACCTGGCGCGCACCGCGCTCGAGCGGAAGGCCGGCATCACCGCCCAGCTGGAGGGGTTGGATCAGCAGATCGCCTCCCTGGAGGCCGAACAGCAGAAGCTGACCGACCTGGAGGTGAAGCTCCGCACCAAGGTCGAGGCCTTCCGCTCCCAGAAGGAAGTGATCAAGGCCCAGTACTCCGCCTCGGAGGCGCAGGTGCGGATCAGCGAGGCGCTCAGCGG contains:
- a CDS encoding PspA/IM30 family protein, which codes for MGVLSRISTVVKAKVNKLLDAAEDPRETLDYSYERQLEQLRQVKRGLAEVVTSKKRIELEAAQLRQTAQKLEDQAKQALAAGREDLARTALERKAGITAQLEGLDQQIASLEAEQQKLTDLEVKLRTKVEAFRSQKEVIKAQYSASEAQVRISEALSGLSEEMSDVGLAVDRAREKTERMKARAAAIDELSQSGVLEDPLGSDDIDRELRKVAAGNRVESDLERLKKEVGRS